GGAAAGTCTGAAAAGCCTTGTCATGACTATAGATTGGGAGATCAGCGAAAGCACCCTGAGCGCTCTTCTGGAAGAGTTGGAGTCCCTTCGGAGTCGCTATGCCGACAACAAGCCCGTTTCGATTCTCCTGAAAATGATGACCAGCCTGTCCGGCTATGTTCAAAAACACAAAGCGGATTCCCATCCCGAGTCTATCCAGCTCTTTCACTCCGTGGCGAAAGACCTTACGAGCATAGTGGAAGATCCCGGCATGGATCCCCGTACTCGAAACGCCATCGTGAAAAAGGACATCGACTGGTTCCAAAGCCTTAAGAGCGAAATCGTCAGCGCAAAAAAGGAAGAGATGGTTTCTCCACCTTCCAAGGAAAGGCCCGGCCCCAAAGAAGAGATCCCCGTATTCAAGACCGCGCCGGAGGTTGGAAGAGCCGCGTCTGCGTTCAAGTCCGAGACCCGACCGATCCCCGAGCCGAAAGCATTTCCATTTGCTCCGCCGGCGCCTGTCGAGGATCGGGTTACCCCCGAGGGCGCCATCGAGTTCAAGGAAGACCTTGGACCTGCGTTGGAAACAGCCGGGGAGGAAACAGGGATCGGTGAAGCCGTCCAGGATTACCTTACCCCAACCGGGGAAGAGACGCTTGAAACACCAGAGGAAGAACGGATTCCTGAATACGAGGTGGACGAGGCGACTGAATCCGATCTCGCGGACATTCTGGAAGGGACATTAGAGAAAGAGGCCGAGCCGGAGTACGGGGCGGCCCCGGAAATCAGCGTAAGCACGCCGGAAGATTTGAGAGATCTCGATGAAATCTTCCGGGAAGAGTTGTCACGGGTGGAAGAGCACCTGGAGGAGGATAGTGGTTTCGAGTCCATTCCATCTCCCGAGGAGTTGGGGATAGATGTGGATGCTTTTTCGGAGAGCCGGGTGGAAGATGCCGAACCATTGGTCCTGTCCGAGCAGCAGGAAGAACTGGCGGAGGTGTTCGAACTGAGCGAGGAACCCATAGAAGAAATGGATTCCCTGTTCGCGGAACAACCCGGTTTTCAGGCGACCAGGACTCCGAGAAAGACCATGGAAGCCAAACCCGCCATTTCGAAATCCGGAATACCTGCGGCGCCGCGGGGAACAACGGCGCCGGAGGCAGAGGCCGCATCCCTGCAACCGATTCTTGAAGCCATTCAGGCATTGGGCCGAGAACTTCGAGGTGAGCTGGACACACTCCGCTCGGAGGTCAACGAAACGAAAGACAGGTTGAACCAACTGCTGGAGTATAGAACGGAACTGCCGCCTCCCAGGCCGTTCGATGCAGCCTCGCAGGAATCCTTCGATTTGGATTTCGAAACCCGGGAAGACGACGGAGACCGGCTGTTCTCAGGCGAAGGAATCGGACTGGAAGTACCGGAAGAGACCCAACAGCGGCTCGGGTTTAAAGAAACATCCTTAGAGGACATCTTCGAGGATGAGGTGGCTGCAGGCGAACGGGAGGAACCGGAAGAGGAAACCAAGACTCTTCAAGAGCTATTCGAAGAAGCCATAGCTCCCAGAACCACGAAAGAGCCCGAAATCATGGATTTCGAATTCGAAGGCGATGATCAGGTGCAAGACGTCGTTGAGTTGATGGAGGAGTCCTCGGAGAAACTCGAATTGGAGGATTTAAAGCCCGCTCCTCACCTCCCGTCCGAATCGGATTTCGTGGCGGTGACGCTGGGGGGCCGAGATTACGTGTTGCCCGCCGATTACGTTGTAAAAACAGGCAAAGTAAAGGATAAGACGCGAGTTAAGATCGTGGAATCGGGCAGGGCAACGATAGAAGATTTGCGCAGTGCCTTTCAATCTATAAAGAAAGGCGTGTTCCCCGCCTGGCGGCACATTTCACAGAAGGAGCTTCGACAGCTGTCTTTTCCCGTTGTTTGGGCCGATGAAGAGGTCTCTGAGGATCAAGCCGGAGGAAGGGGGATCGTGCTCCTCCGAAGTGGCGATCGTTGCGGAACTCTGCTGGCGGACGAGGCGCCGGTGCGAGTTGGGGCCGAAGATGCCGAAGGCGTCGAATTACTCGATGTGGAACGATTGTTGTCGTCGACTCGGAGTTCCTAACGAGGGGCGATGTGTTGACGCGCGATTAGGCCCGAAAGAACCATATGCAGAAAGCCAAATTTCGAGACTTCCTGGAAGAGAAAATCCGTGTTGCAGAAACCTATTTCAAGCACGGCTTGGTTGTGGAGAGCCGCAATATCTACCTTTCAATGATAAACAGCATCGACCGGCTGAAGGAAAAAGACCAGAGGAGCATTACGGCTGGAGAAAAGGCCTACTTGGAATCGCTCCGAAAGGACATCGAGTCGAAGTTGGGAGAGTTGGATTCCAAAATCGATGAGTTGAAGAGTTCAAGCCTTAACATTGGAGTCGACGAGTTACTGGCCTCCGGTCAGACGGAGTCTGCGGAGACGCTCTTTCAAAAAGCCGTGGGATTGAAAGAGCTGGGTATGTACGACGAAGCGCTGTCCAATCTCCGTGAGGCATTGAAGTTGGGCTACGAAGCTCACTCATGCCTGATCGAGATTTACCGGTGCCGGGCCGGCAGAGACGAGGACGAAGACCTGATCGAAGAATTGGAGAACGGTCTCAAAGGACGGGAACTCTCCGCATCTCAAGAAGCGGACGTTTGCAGAATGTTGGGTATCCTCTGCGAGAAAACGGATCGGCGTTCTCAAGCTCTGGAATATTACAAGCGCGTGGCAACAAATGATTCGAGATTCAAAGAACGGCTGATGAAGAAAATTGCCTTGTTGGAGAGACAGTCCGAGAAGCAGGAACTCAAAGGCGAGACTTCCGGACCGCTTCCCGCCCAACTTGCAGGAAAGACACCGGCCGACGGGAGCCGAATTTCAAACGAAACGACGGAAGACGAGGATGATGAAGTGGCACAGAGTATGGAAATCGCCAGACTGAAGAAGAAAGTGGAAGATCTGACTATCGAGAACAACAGGCTCCAAACTCTCGTGGACGAATATCAGAAGAGATACCAGGATATCATGAGCTTTTCCATGAACCTTCAAAAAGAGATTCGTGAACTGACGGAAAGACTGCGAAAAGCCGAATCCGCCTCAGGGAGATAGCTGCCCGAGGCCCGGTGCATTTCAAAGGCATTTCAGGACACGGGGAACGTTCATATTTCCCGCGGTGGAAAACGTCTCACACGGATCCCCCACCCCATTAGCAACCGATCGGACGCTGAACACGACGTCATGGGCCCGGTTTGGTAAGATGCCAGGTCCTTGAAAATTGGAATGATTTTCGATGGAACCCGGAATGCGTATCCCCTTCAATAAACCCTTTATAGCTGGAAAAGAGCTGTACTATATCGCCCGAGCCGTTCTCGGCGGCCACTTGTCGGGCGGGGGGTATTACACCAAGCGTTGTCACGAGTGGCTCGAAAAACGTCTGGGTTGCGTGCGCGCCTTTCTGACGCATTCCTGCACGGACTCGCTCGAAATGGCGGCTGTCTTATGCGACATACAACCGGGCGACGAAGTGATCATGCCGTCGTTCACGTTCGTATCCACGGCAAATGCGTTTGTTCTACGAGGGGCCATACCGGTATTCGTTGACATCAGGCCTGATACTCTGAATATAGACGAAAAACGGATCGATGCGGGGGTCAGTTCCCGTTCCAGGGCAATCGTACCCGTGCACTATGCAGGCGTGGGCTGCGCCATGGAAGAGATCATGGCCATTGCCCAAAGATGCGATCTATTGGTCATAGAAGACGCTGCTCAAGGTTTTTGCAACGCCTATCAGGGTCGTTATCTGGGAACGATCGGACACTTGGGCTGCCTGAGTTTTCATGAAACCAAGAACATCATAACCGGAGAGGGCGGAGCCCTCCTCGTAAACGAACCTCGATTCGTTGAACGCGCGGAAATTATATGGGAAAAAGGGACCGACAGAAGCAAGTTCCGTAGGGGGGAAGTGGATAAGTACACCTGGGTGGACGTAGGCTCCTCTTTTTCTCCGAGCGAACTCATAGGAGCGTTCTTATACGCGCAATTGGAGCTCGAGAAGGAGATCAACGAGGCCCGGTCCATGCTGTATCGCCGGTACCTCGATCTTCTCCGTCCTCTGGAGCAACAGGGACTCCTAAAATTGCCGCCCGAGAGCGCAACGAGCGGCTGCATCGGACACATTTTTCATATACTTACCCAAACCACGGATGAACGCGCCGGACTGATATCCTACCTGCAAAAACATGATATACAGGCCGTCTTTCATTACGTACCATTGCATAGCTCTCCTGCAGGCAGAAAATACGGCAGGACGTGCGGAGATATGAGCGTGACGAACGATGTAAGCGAGCGGCTGCTAAGATTGCCGATCTTCTACGAGATGACCGGCTCCGAGGTGATGCGCGTTTCAGAGACCATACACCGATTCTACGGGATGCCGTTCGGAGGCGTATAGTCCTGTGTTGTATGGAGGCGGTGGTGCACAGGTACACATCCATCGCGCCTTGAGCCTGCCGAAGGTCCCTACCGCCCTGCCGTGAGACAGATCACTCTTCTGAAGTTTCCGGCATAGGGAACGCATCGATTCACCGGGGTCTTATGCTCCTTCCAAACACACACGCATTTCCGGAACTTTCGAGGGGGAGAAGGAACAGGACTCAGCCATATGGACGGAAAGTTTCCATGGGAGCGTCCTTTCTCCGCGTGTCGAGCCTCGAATCATCCCGCAAAATCCAGACGAATCCCGGCGTTGAATGAAGGCGACCGCACCACAAGAGAAAAGGACCAGATGGACTTATCCGTGATCGTGCCCGTGTATGGATCGGAGCGCACTCTGCCGGAGCTTTTCGCCAGGCTCAAGGCTACCTTGGACACGACGGGTTTGCGCTGGGAGGTTATTTTCGTCGATGATGCCGGGCCGGACGGTAGCTACCGGGTCCTGAGCGGTCTGAAAGACGCATTCCACGAAATACAGGTCGTCCGGCTTGACAAGAACTACGGCCAACATAACGCCACCCTTTGCGGGTACAGGCATGCCAAGGGACGTTACGTTCTGGCCATGGACGACGATCTGCAGCACCCGCCGGAAGCGATTCCCCGGATGCTAGCCAAGATGCGGGAAGGATACCTGGTCGTCATGGGGGCTTATCGGGAGAGACGCCATCCGGTCCTGCGCGGTATCGCAAGTTGGATCCTGCATTGCATTTTTTTCAGAATCTGGGACGTTCCCAAAGGAATTCAGGTAACGAGCTTCCGGCTCGTCGACAGAAGTGTGGTGGATAAGGTGGTTCAAATCTACGATACGAACGTCTACCTCCCGGGTTTCATATTTCGATTCGTACCTAAAGATGCGGTGGCGAATATTGAAGTCGCTCATCAGGGCAGGATATCGGGACGCTCCGGTTACGAGGTGCACAAGTTGTGGAGCCTTGCCGAGCAAATGGTCATGGATTGCACGTGTCTCCCGTCCGTGCTGTTCTCCGTGGCGTCTGTTTTGTTGAGCTTACTAGTGCTCGGCGGCGTAGCGCTTTTAATTGTGGCAAAATCTTCCGCAGGGGATCAATTTCCATCCGACCTGTTTTCGGCGCTGACGGGGCTGTTCATGTTTCAGGGCGTAATTCTGCTGGTGATGTCCCCCATCGCGCGGTATTTGAAACGGGCGGCGAGACGGAACCGGGGCGAAGCGCAGTATATGGAGAACAAGGAGAATGGTTGACGGAACTCCGCCGCGGCCGACAGGATTTGTGAGAACGGCGCTCCCGCTCCTCCCTCGGTTCTACTTTGCCGAACCCAGGAATCGAGATTCATAGACACGTCTCAGTTTTCGGTAAAGACAACTGTCCGGTCCCTCAAAGAACCACTTCCTGCGCCATCGTAACCAAGCCAGGCTTTCGAAGATCCTGATCAGGCTTCCGGCCATAAATCTCATGAATCTTCCCCTCGCTCGGCTCGCAATGTCCTTCGATACGTTGCTGAGGCAAGGCAGAACAAATCCCTGCAGCACATCCAATTTCCGGGAAACGTCCCGATCGAGAAACCCTGTATTGTCCGAGTCGAGAGAATAGTTCGACCACGCTTCCAGGGAATCCGGAACGTGAACGCCTAATTCCTCGGTGTATTCAGCCATTTTAGTGGCGGGGTAGGGTGTGTACCGGAAATACAGATATCGATTGTTCGAGCCTTTCCTGGCGATTCTATCTACTAGATCGATGGTCGCGGAAAAGTCCTCCCTGTTTTTCTCGCGCACGTGACTCAGGCTGTTCGGTTCTTGCCCGCTCACCCACGGATATCCGGCGAGAAAGGAATACCAGATTGCGATCCCTTTTTTGTCGGCAATCTCAGCCAGCCGTAGCGTTTGTTCCACCGTGGCTTTTTTGTTGATGAGTTTCAGGGATTCGGGTAAGCCCGATTCCGCTCCGATGAAGATCGATTTCAACCCGCTCTCCCTGAGCAAGTCCCATTCGGCATCATCATACTGGAGCAACGTGTCGGTGCGTCCCATGCATTGGCCCCAGGCAAACGGCTGGGGGATCGATTTGATCATGGTCGCGACATCGAGGGCCCGTATTTTGTTAACAAAGAAGTTGTTGTCCCGAAAAACCACGCCGTCGATATGATGGCGATCGATCAGAAGACGAATCTGATTCAACACTTTTTCGGCGGACATGCCCGCCCAACGTTTTTTCGAAAAGTGATTCTCCGCGCAAAACGTGCAGTCGTAAGGACATCCGTAACTGGTGAACAGATCGATTACTCGGTCGCCGACCTCGGTCACCCTCAAATGTCTTTCAACGTCTATGAGATGAAAGGGAATATCGGGCCAGGATTCATCGTAGAAAAGCGGCCTGGGGGCGTTCAAAACGGGCGTGGACGCCCTTTTCCAGCCAAGTCCGGGTATGTCGCCAAAACGATTCGAGGACGCTTTCAAGGCGGAGGTCAGTTCCAACAGAGTCAATTCGCCCTGGCCCCGTACGATGAAGTCCACGTAGGGTTGTTGAATCGTTTGTTCCGGACACACAGTGGGGTGCCAGCCGCCCCAGACAACGGGAATTTCAGGGACGATGGATTTAACGAGCTTCGAGGCCTTTACGGCTCCTTTGAGCTGATATCCCGTCATGGTTGAAATGCCCACCAAGAGCGCCCGGGGCAGAACGCTCTTCAGCTCTCCCAGAGCGTCGCTACAGCCGTCGTCTGTAACGATGCGCACCGTATATCCGGCGCGGTCCGCCAACGCGGCCGCTGCCAAAAGACCCAGCGGCGCTCCGTTAAACGGTTGAGGAATGACCTTCGGAAAGTACAGGACAACGAGATCGTGGCCCTCTTTTTCAGCGCCGGTCGCCTTGTGTGCGGACCCGGCCATGGGCGTATCCCTCATGAACCACCTTCCATTATGCTCCGTCCGCAACGTTGGCTAAATATTGTTGGAATCCGAAATGGAAACATGCCAAACGCCGCCGTCGTTCAACAATTCCTTGCCCAGCTCATTATGAAAGAAAACCATTTCTCTTCGAGCGATGGGGACGGGTGGGCAGGGGAATTCATTGAACGGTTCAAACCACCTATTTGTAGCCCAAAGAGCGACAGTGTCGTAATCGTTCATCAATCCCCATTCAAGGATACCCATCCACGCATCGATTACGGAATCGTTGTTGGCGCCATACATATCCGCCACAAAAAGAACCCTCAAGTCGTCGCGCGCGATGCTCTTGTAAATCAGAACAGCCTCCGGCTCGTTCGCCGAGTCTCGTTTGACCAGCATTCTAAATGGCTCTTTTTCTGGACTATCGCCATACCTGAATCTCAAATCCTCGGCGCTTCTCGAGAAGATGAAAGCGTACCGACGTCTCAATTTTTCGTCAAGCCGGTCGAAAAAGGCATCAAACCGAAGACACGGCTCTTGATGTCCTGTCGAGTGGGAAGCGTGAGAATTCAGTTCGGGTATCCTCACTCCTTCGAACACGTTGTTGCGTATGAGGCTCTCCATGCTCTCTGACTTGCCAAGGAGTTGCCTCACCGGCTTCAAAGGTAACACGTAGATATACAGGTCCAGATTCGGCTTTCGCAAGGAAAAGCACTTTTCCTCGTGCACACGGAGGGAAACGCTGTCGGTTTCAATAAACCCGCACAGCAGTTCCACGTTATCCGCCAAGGCCCGTGTTCGAGCGTCCGCGACCAGGGCCGCGTGAATACCGCGCCCTCTATAATCCCTGTCCACCAGGCCATCCGCCATTTCCACGGCCATAATTCCCCGGCCGCGGAACCAGAGCCTTTTGCGGGTCAGGGTCAAAGTCCCCACTATCCGATCTTCATCCACGGCGAGGGACACGAAACCGGGGCCTGCAGGATTTCCGTTGATTTTCCAGAGAAAGTATTCGGGCGTGTAGGCGATCTTTCGCTCCGCGGATTCAGGCCTTTCGGAGAAGAACTCGGCCATCCGGGTCGCGGTCTCACGGGTGAGGTCGTCCGACGGTACGACGCGCCAATGATGTTGCCTGCACGTCATCGTCTCGCCTCTCCCTGGGCCGGGGACATGGACGGTTCGGTCGGATTTTCCGGTCGGATGTCAGGGGGTTGTTCCGATATGTCCAGCTTCAGCCTTACGTCAAGGGTCCGGGCCATGGTTTCATACGCCTGAGGGGAATCGCAATCGAAGAGCAGCCAGCCCAGCATATGGCCCCCGTGTTCAAATTTTGGCACGATTTCACCGGGTCGGGCCGTAAAAAACGATTCATACAAGCCGGGCACGACCGCTTGAATTTCTTTGAAGCTCGGTAACCCGGCCAGCACGCCGGCCGTTCTTGATCCAATGATGTAAGAACCGCAGCTTCGAAGGGCTTTTGATGGTTCGGGGAAAACCACTTCTTTTCCCAAGGCTCGCAGAATAGTGGCCTCCTCCACATCCACGCCGGTCGCGCGGCGAATCAGGGCGGGAATGCCGTTACCGCCTGTTCTGGGACTCATCTCGATGATCGTCACACGCTCGGGGGACACCATGACGTCGAAGTTGAGAGGACCGTCCGTATACGAAAGGGCTGCGCAACATCGGGTGAGCGCTTCCCTCACCCGTTCCTGGTTCGCTTCATCGATACCGGTTGGTAAGCAATGTCCCTTTGGCGCAAAGCCCTCGAGGCGTTTGTGCGTAATACACAGAAAAGCCGCTTCTCCGCCCACCCAAAAACCGTCGCCTCCAACTTCCACTCCATCCAAACGCTCTTCTATCACCACCCTGCCGGAGCGGGAAAAGCTCCTCGACAGATCGAAAGCAATCATCATCTTCTCGAAACAGAATGTCTCGAAACTCGCGATCCCCCTGGAGCCCGACGAGTCGCAAGGCTTAAACACCACCGGATACCCCAGCGCTCCTACTTCGGAAGCCACGTCCCTGAACCGTTCGCCGACGACAAAGGCCGGATGGTTCAATCCGTGACGCTTCTGAAAAGAGCGAAACCGGTCCTTTGACACCATGGCCTCCGTCGATTCGAGAGACGAACCGACCAGAATCAGCTCATCACACACGTAGGCGACGGTTGGGGTCGCGACATCGGAACTGAATGTGCAGATTCCGTCGATCTCAAAAGCACGCGCCGCTTCCAGCACGCATCCTTTGTCCAAAGTACTGCAGTGGATGCGTTGATGAGAAATCCCATGGCCATGGTTGCCGGGCAAATTGTCCACTGTGGCGACCCAACACCCCAAGTCCACGGCCCGCCGGATGCCGGGGAGTTGAAACGGTCCGGCCCCTAAAACCATCAGTCGTTTTCCGCTCAGGTTCGTCACCAACCACCTTCAGTATTCCTAGCCGTGTATCAATCGAACGTGTCCGAAAGGGGCAAAGCCGGAAAGGCCGTTCGAGATCGCGGTGCGGCTCCTCGCGAACCGTTCGCCGGGTGTCTTGTGACGCTCGATCGCGAATCTATCGGGGCAAATACAACTTCCAATCCGGCTCCGGTATGGTCAACGGAAAGCTCGCGGCATAGTCTCGCAATTGAACAAATGAATAACAGAAAGCCACGCCGATCGTGACCAGAACAATGATCCGTTGGTTTCCGCCCATCCGCTCCAGAAAGGCCGGAAAGACGGAAAAAGTAGCCAGAACCAAAGCCGGGAACAGCATAACGTCGTAAAGATGAGGGTGAACGGACCAACTTTGAGAGAAGACAAAAGCCCATGGGATGTACATGCCGGTGAGCATCAGGATGATCGTCACAGGGATGCGTCCTTCCCGGAGTTTGACAAACACCGGTATCAACGCAAACAGCACCAGCGTTCCCGCATACAGAAACACCTTCCATTGAAGATAAGGAAGGCTTCTACGTTTATTGGTCAAGATGTCCATGTGACTCAAGAAATGGTTGGTGGCTCCGTCCAGTCCTGACCTGTATAAAAAGGTCCCGCCCACAAATCGGGCGTCGGGAAAGTTGTGGATTACGACTAGAATTTGACAGACATGGATTCCGAAGACCAAACACATCGGAACGAGAACGGCCCAAAACAGCCTCTGAGACCGGAGCCGGGACGGGTGCAAAAGGGTGACCGTTCCAAAATACGAAAACAGGAACAGCAAACCAGCCATCCACGTCGCGTACATCATCCCAAACACGGCCAAGGCCCTGCCGAAACATGCGTATTTCGAAATATCGGTTCGATCCAGGCCGGCTTCTTCGAACAGCAGAAAAAGAACGACGAACAACACCAAGACAGCTTGCGACGTCATATTCCAGACAAGCCACAGATTGGGTCCGAACGTCTGATGCACGAACTGACAACCGATGCCCAACAATAGGCAACTGAAGGGCTCGACGCCCATCCTGAGCGCCAATCTCATGGCCAGCCATGCCAAAAGAGCTGAAGTCAACCACACTACGGCCTGGTTATGCCAGGCCATGAGCCTGTAACTGTAGGTCCCTCTTAACCACCGATTCAGACGTTCGAGCAGATGCCCCGCTTGAAGAAAGCCGAAGAACGAAGAGCTATACACAACTGTCCTTCCTTCCGCGTCTTTTTCCGGCAGTATCAGCATGCCGCCTTGCTTGAAGTACCCTTCGTCGATCCACCTTTGAATTAAATTATGGTTTCTCTGATCCTTGGCGGCCGCGTATTCTCTATAGTCTCGTTTATGAACCGTATTGAAAAGAAATACACATAAGATAAGGCCGGACAGCAAAAAACAGATCAGCGATAC
This genomic stretch from Deltaproteobacteria bacterium harbors:
- a CDS encoding ATP-grasp domain-containing protein, with protein sequence MTNLSGKRLMVLGAGPFQLPGIRRAVDLGCWVATVDNLPGNHGHGISHQRIHCSTLDKGCVLEAARAFEIDGICTFSSDVATPTVAYVCDELILVGSSLESTEAMVSKDRFRSFQKRHGLNHPAFVVGERFRDVASEVGALGYPVVFKPCDSSGSRGIASFETFCFEKMMIAFDLSRSFSRSGRVVIEERLDGVEVGGDGFWVGGEAAFLCITHKRLEGFAPKGHCLPTGIDEANQERVREALTRCCAALSYTDGPLNFDVMVSPERVTIIEMSPRTGGNGIPALIRRATGVDVEEATILRALGKEVVFPEPSKALRSCGSYIIGSRTAGVLAGLPSFKEIQAVVPGLYESFFTARPGEIVPKFEHGGHMLGWLLFDCDSPQAYETMARTLDVRLKLDISEQPPDIRPENPTEPSMSPAQGEARR
- a CDS encoding GNAT family N-acetyltransferase, giving the protein MTCRQHHWRVVPSDDLTRETATRMAEFFSERPESAERKIAYTPEYFLWKINGNPAGPGFVSLAVDEDRIVGTLTLTRKRLWFRGRGIMAVEMADGLVDRDYRGRGIHAALVADARTRALADNVELLCGFIETDSVSLRVHEEKCFSLRKPNLDLYIYVLPLKPVRQLLGKSESMESLIRNNVFEGVRIPELNSHASHSTGHQEPCLRFDAFFDRLDEKLRRRYAFIFSRSAEDLRFRYGDSPEKEPFRMLVKRDSANEPEAVLIYKSIARDDLRVLFVADMYGANNDSVIDAWMGILEWGLMNDYDTVALWATNRWFEPFNEFPCPPVPIARREMVFFHNELGKELLNDGGVWHVSISDSNNI
- a CDS encoding B12-binding domain-containing radical SAM protein, with product MRDTPMAGSAHKATGAEKEGHDLVVLYFPKVIPQPFNGAPLGLLAAAALADRAGYTVRIVTDDGCSDALGELKSVLPRALLVGISTMTGYQLKGAVKASKLVKSIVPEIPVVWGGWHPTVCPEQTIQQPYVDFIVRGQGELTLLELTSALKASSNRFGDIPGLGWKRASTPVLNAPRPLFYDESWPDIPFHLIDVERHLRVTEVGDRVIDLFTSYGCPYDCTFCAENHFSKKRWAGMSAEKVLNQIRLLIDRHHIDGVVFRDNNFFVNKIRALDVATMIKSIPQPFAWGQCMGRTDTLLQYDDAEWDLLRESGLKSIFIGAESGLPESLKLINKKATVEQTLRLAEIADKKGIAIWYSFLAGYPWVSGQEPNSLSHVREKNREDFSATIDLVDRIARKGSNNRYLYFRYTPYPATKMAEYTEELGVHVPDSLEAWSNYSLDSDNTGFLDRDVSRKLDVLQGFVLPCLSNVSKDIASRARGRFMRFMAGSLIRIFESLAWLRWRRKWFFEGPDSCLYRKLRRVYESRFLGSAK
- a CDS encoding glycosyltransferase family 2 protein, which translates into the protein MDGKFPWERPFSACRASNHPAKSRRIPALNEGDRTTREKDQMDLSVIVPVYGSERTLPELFARLKATLDTTGLRWEVIFVDDAGPDGSYRVLSGLKDAFHEIQVVRLDKNYGQHNATLCGYRHAKGRYVLAMDDDLQHPPEAIPRMLAKMREGYLVVMGAYRERRHPVLRGIASWILHCIFFRIWDVPKGIQVTSFRLVDRSVVDKVVQIYDTNVYLPGFIFRFVPKDAVANIEVAHQGRISGRSGYEVHKLWSLAEQMVMDCTCLPSVLFSVASVLLSLLVLGGVALLIVAKSSAGDQFPSDLFSALTGLFMFQGVILLVMSPIARYLKRAARRNRGEAQYMENKENG
- the rffA gene encoding dTDP-4-amino-4,6-dideoxygalactose transaminase codes for the protein MRIPFNKPFIAGKELYYIARAVLGGHLSGGGYYTKRCHEWLEKRLGCVRAFLTHSCTDSLEMAAVLCDIQPGDEVIMPSFTFVSTANAFVLRGAIPVFVDIRPDTLNIDEKRIDAGVSSRSRAIVPVHYAGVGCAMEEIMAIAQRCDLLVIEDAAQGFCNAYQGRYLGTIGHLGCLSFHETKNIITGEGGALLVNEPRFVERAEIIWEKGTDRSKFRRGEVDKYTWVDVGSSFSPSELIGAFLYAQLELEKEINEARSMLYRRYLDLLRPLEQQGLLKLPPESATSGCIGHIFHILTQTTDERAGLISYLQKHDIQAVFHYVPLHSSPAGRKYGRTCGDMSVTNDVSERLLRLPIFYEMTGSEVMRVSETIHRFYGMPFGGV